A genomic window from Eleginops maclovinus isolate JMC-PN-2008 ecotype Puerto Natales chromosome 9, JC_Emac_rtc_rv5, whole genome shotgun sequence includes:
- the LOC134869234 gene encoding vesicle transport protein SFT2B-like isoform X1, producing MDKLKSVLSGEEARRDDRTVIETVNEASTLGWGTRVKGFVACFVFGGVCTLLGVCVLFIPKIGITLFIVFYTFGNICTLGSTMFLMGPMRQLKKMCDKTRALATTIMITCLVLTLCAAFWWKNFGLALLFVILQILSFAWYSLSYIPFVREAILKLVSVCLK from the exons ATGGATAAACTGAAGTCGGTGCTGAGTGGAGAGGAGGCGCGCAGAGATGACCGGACAGTGATTGAg ACCGTGAATGAAGCCTCCACGCTGGGCTGGGGGACTCGTGTGAAGGGGTTCGTCGCGTGCTTCGTGTTCGGGGGGGTGTGCACGCTGCTG ggagtgtgtgtgctcttcaTCCCGAAGATCGGCATCACCCTCTTCATCGTTTTCTACACCTTTGGAAACATCTGTACTCTGGGCAG CACCATGTTTCTGATGGGTCCGATGAGGCAGCTGAAGAAGATGTGTGATAAAACCAGAGCGCTGGCCACCACCATCATGATC ACGTGCCTGGTGTTGACTCTCTGTGCCGCTTTCTGG TGGAAGAACTTCGGTCTCGCTCTGTTATTCGTCATCCTGCAAATCCTGTCGTTCGCCTG gtaCAGTCTGTCCTACATCCCGTTTGTCAG GGAGGCCATCCTGAAGCTGGTGTCGGTGTGTTTGAAGTGA
- the LOC134869234 gene encoding vesicle transport protein SFT2B-like isoform X2, whose translation MSVCGLAGVSVKLLFVLCQMQGVCVLFIPKIGITLFIVFYTFGNICTLGSTMFLMGPMRQLKKMCDKTRALATTIMITCLVLTLCAAFWWKNFGLALLFVILQILSFAWYSLSYIPFVREAILKLVSVCLK comes from the exons ATGTCAGTGTGTGGTCTGGCTGGAGTCAGTGTGAAGCTGCTTTTTGTCCTTTGTCAAATGCAG ggagtgtgtgtgctcttcaTCCCGAAGATCGGCATCACCCTCTTCATCGTTTTCTACACCTTTGGAAACATCTGTACTCTGGGCAG CACCATGTTTCTGATGGGTCCGATGAGGCAGCTGAAGAAGATGTGTGATAAAACCAGAGCGCTGGCCACCACCATCATGATC ACGTGCCTGGTGTTGACTCTCTGTGCCGCTTTCTGG TGGAAGAACTTCGGTCTCGCTCTGTTATTCGTCATCCTGCAAATCCTGTCGTTCGCCTG gtaCAGTCTGTCCTACATCCCGTTTGTCAG GGAGGCCATCCTGAAGCTGGTGTCGGTGTGTTTGAAGTGA
- the tmem45a gene encoding transmembrane protein 45A, whose product MGSFKGHALPGTFFLLAGVWWGMKHSLCFATRRSKSCSRVSSRASQRRLELVEGSAVLFCSVVGMLLEQFAADGPALQLYDSSEHHWRFLMNWQHSTMYLFFALSAAVSLVVQSSEAAPLALDRLMLAVAFFNEGFLFLYHLHGRSPLDVHVHQLLLFCVFGLALLCFLEIFHRGNLVLELLRCTLTMLQGSWFWQIGFVLYPPSGLLWDQTDHNNLMFVTMCFSWHLAFAMLTISGIYAAVTCVVRSRLRRTPPMEMGLLKPRDGEPESEDEIL is encoded by the exons ATGGGGAGCTTTAAGGGCCACGCTCTGCCCGGCACCTTCTTCCTGCTGGCGGGGGTGTGGTGGGGGATGAAGCACTCGCTGTGTTTCGCCACCCGCCGGAGCAAGAGCTGCAGCCGGGTCTCTAGCCGGGCCTCCCAGCGCCGCCTGGAACTCGTCGAGGGCAGCGCCGTGCTCTTCTGTTCCGTCGTCG GCATGCTTCTGGAGCAGTTTGCAGCGGACGGTCCGGCTCTGCAGCTCTACGACTCCTCGGAGCACCACTGGAGGTTCCTGATGAACTGGCAGCACAGCACCATGTATCTGTTCTTCGCTCTGTCTGCCGCCGTGTCTCTAGTCGTGCAGAGCAGCGAGGCGGCGCCGCTCGCTCTGGACCGACTCATGCTGGCCGTCGCCTTCTTCAACGAGG gcttCCTGTTCCTGTACCACCTGCACGGCCGCAGTCCACTGGATGTCCACGTTCACCAGCTGCTCCTCTTCTGCGTCTTCGGCCTGGCGCTGCTCTGCTTCCTGGAGATCTTCCACCGGGGGAACCTGGTCCTGGAGCTGCTGCGCTGCACGCTCACCATGCTGCAGGGGAGCTGGTTCTGgcag ATCGGCTTCGTGCTGTACCCCCCCAGCGGGCTGCTCTGGGATCAGACGGATCACAACAACCTGATGTTCGTCACCATGTGCTTCTCCTGGCACCTCGCCTTCGCCATGCTCACCATCAGCGGCATCTACGCCGCCGTCACCTG tgtGGTTCGCTCCCGGCTCAGACGGACTCCCCCTATGGAGATGGGGCTCCTGAAGCCCAGAGACGGAGAGCCAGAGTCCGAGGACGAGATCTTATAA
- the lnp1 gene encoding leukemia NUP98 fusion partner 1 gives MSLRLLPGFMDNDDDDDGNFTKWMSSYWGHGAEAGKTRDRRSSFKRIKTPGDRRASLPTVSQLDAMHRIHAAAISSSSGHGKSREEKGEVRGEIKGEVRQHQRARRASSDDNTRSKTPVPENRISTIPELTEYFERRLQLRDTRSEAPDDEDRLCPLCQEEMLRSGEKSLVCKHRCPKEGSYRGEQCRPHSGSEATACQVTRPSEERRRSEDGQISSQREPHTFCRKLSLRRHR, from the exons ATGTCTCTGAGGCTGCTGCCCGGCTTCATGGAtaacgacgacgacgacgatgGGAACTTCACAAAGTGGATGAGCAGCTACTGGGGCCACGGGGCCGAGGCAGGCAAGACCCGGGACCGGAGGAGCAGCTTTAAGAGGATCAAGACCCCCGGAGACAGGAGAGCATCGCTGCCCACCGTG TCTCAGTTAGACGCCATGCATCGAATCCATGCTGCAgccatctcttcctcctcaggcCACGGGAAATCaagggaggagaagggggaggtCAGGGGTGAGATTAAGGGGGAGGTGAGGCAGCACCAGAGAGCTCGCCGAGCCTCCTCAGACGACAACACCCGGTCCAAAACACCGGTACCAGAGAACCGGATCAGCACCATCCCCGAGCTCACCGAGTACTTCGAGAGGAGGCTGCAGCTGAGGGACACGAGGAGCGAGGCCCCG GATGATGAGGACAGGTTGTGTCCACTCTGTCAGGAGGAGATGCTGAGGAGCGGGGAGAAATCTCTGGTCTGTAAACACCGCTGCCCCAAAGAG GGGTCCTATCGGGGGGAGCAGTGTCGGCCCCACAGCGGCAGCGAGGCGACGGCCTGTCAGGTGACGAGGccctcagaggagaggaggaggtctgAGGACGGACAAATCTCCTCTCAGAGGGAACCACACACATTCTGCAGGAAACTGTCCCTGAGGAGACATCGCTGA
- the trmt13 gene encoding LOW QUALITY PROTEIN: tRNA:m(4)X modification enzyme TRM13 homolog (The sequence of the model RefSeq protein was modified relative to this genomic sequence to represent the inferred CDS: inserted 2 bases in 1 codon) produces the protein MSVTTSLFSNMAAPLPGRCGFFVEKKKRFCKMIVARGKVFCGEHATQEEGSCRRIVCPLDPKHTVSEDKLEKHLKKCNSREKPKPIYYVENINAGSADGEETPQQVSLCDLSRAQLQSLLDKLKAAATGLQCLEDGFLSHPVVQEELDNPKNGDSAHKHLKQQSALLGHMEALGLLGRGRSFVEFGAGRGKLSHWIHEALKRRDHLKTSKDLKTSEDLQTTEDLQTTEDLKTSEDLKTTEDLQTTEDLQFLLVERSSTRFKVDGKHQEAGVQFERLQVDIQHLDLSKVAPLSDRKLPLVGVGKHLCGAATDLALRCLLDTPGPRQETGPPQKRLKTSEPEDSAALPDPGSGPGXQVLGMAVALCCHHRCEWRHYVGKEFFLQRGLGAEEFSAFCRMSSWATCGMRPANQDAPCQDPTTHRGEEEEHEPAEETDAVSGFLPVEEREQVGRLCKQLIDGGRIHFLQQRGFNSKLTRYVSSQVTLENILLTAVP, from the exons ATGAGCGTCACTACGTCACTGTTTTCCAACATGGCGGCGCCCCTGCCCGGCAGGTGTGGATTCTTCGTGGAGAAAAAGAAACGCTTCTGTAAGATGATCGTGGCGCGAGGAAAGGTGTTTTGCGGGGAGCACGCGACTCAG GAGGAGGGCAGCTGCAGGAGGATCGTGTGTCCTCTGGACCCCAAACA CACCGTGAGTGAAGACAAACTGGAAAAACACCTGAAGAAATGCAACTCTAGGGAGAAGCCAAAGCCT ATTTATTATGTGGAGAACATAAACGCTGGATCAGCTGACGGAGAGGAGACGCCCCAGCAG GTGAGTCTGTGTGATCTCAGCCGGGCTCAGCTACAGTCTCTGCTGGACAAACTGAAGGCGGCAGCCACAG GACTTCAGTGTTTGGAGGACGGCTTCCTGTCTCATCCCGTCGTTCAGGAGGAACTGGACAACCCAAAGAACGGAGACTCCGCCCACAAACACCTGAAGCAGCAG TCCGCTCTGTTAGGTCACATGGAGGCGCTGGGGCTGCTGGGTAGGGGGCGGAGCTTCGTTGAGTTCGGTGCAGGTAGAGGGAAACTGTCCCACTGGATCCACGAAGCCCTGAAGAGACGAGACCACCTGAAGACCAGCAAGGATCTGAAGACCAGTGAGGATCTGCAGACCACCGAGGATCTGCAGACCACCGAGGATCTGAAGACCAGCGAGGATCTGAAGACCACAGAGGATCTGCAGACCACCGAGGATCTGCAGTTCCTGCTGGTGGAGCGCAGCAGCACGCGGTTCAAG GTGGACGGGAAACATCAGGAGGCTGGAGTTCAGTTTGAGAGGCTGCAGGTCGACATCCAGCATTTGGACTTAA GTAAAGTGGCGCCGCTCAGTGACAGGAAGCTGCCGCTGGTCGGCGTGGGGAAACATCTGTGTGGAGCGGCGACAG ATCTGGCTCTGCGCTGTCTGCTTGACACACCGGGACCAAGACAGGAGACCGGACCACCACAGAAACGCCTCAAAACATCAGAACCAGAGGATTCAGCAGCACTGCCAGACCCTGGTTCTGGTCCTGG CCAGGTTCTGGGCATGGCGGTGGCGCTGTGCTGTCACCACCGCTGCGAGTGGCGTCACTACGTTGGGAAAGAGTTCTTCCTGCAGCGAGGGCTCGGAGCTGAGGAGTTCTCAGCGTTCTGCAGGATGTCGAGCTGGGCCACGTGTGGAATGAGACCGGCCAATCAGGACGCTCCATGTCAGGATCCGACcactcacagaggagaggaggaagagcatgAACCGGCGGAGGAGACGGACGCTGTGAGCGG gtttctgccagtggaggagagagagcaggtcGGGCGTCTCTGCAAACAGCTGATCGACGGCGGCCGAATCCacttcctgcagcagagaggattCAACAGCAAGCTGACTCGCTATGTGAGCAGTCAGGTGACTCTGGAGAACATCCTGCTGACGGCCGTCCCCTGA